One stretch of Candidatus Poribacteria bacterium DNA includes these proteins:
- a CDS encoding NAD(P)/FAD-dependent oxidoreductase, which translates to MAETIYDVAVIGAGPAGAQAAVSASHQMRHVLVLHSGKVSFSRGRAYWSKSVEIEDAPVFPGIIGPHFAKELMRWMESRPVMDFMIGGEKRKTGIDIRDGLVTKLKRNGELFELEASTKTLKRGRNLEIENFKSRTIVVAAGFDDKWPDIEFEPGEERLYKQYATVFRYAGNRKGWHVCIRCDGHLHVNEHLALLGVGDYIYEAAIGAQDFTDKITILTNGRPHGMSPPVLKQIQKRKINIIETKIKRHIGEKTDLLGFEMIDGSELFFHGFLVDEGLIPNTKFLEGWDYQKDEEGLIITNEDMQMLDSSGEPIPGLFAAGDIISGERNLIATAFALGQEAGLSASDSLRRWHFPD; encoded by the coding sequence ATGGCAGAAACGATTTACGATGTTGCAGTCATTGGTGCGGGCCCCGCAGGGGCGCAAGCGGCGGTCTCAGCGAGTCACCAGATGCGGCATGTTTTGGTCCTCCACTCTGGCAAAGTGAGTTTTAGCAGAGGGCGTGCTTACTGGTCGAAGTCGGTTGAGATTGAAGATGCGCCGGTATTCCCGGGGATTATCGGACCCCATTTTGCAAAAGAACTCATGCGCTGGATGGAAAGCCGCCCGGTCATGGACTTCATGATTGGTGGTGAGAAACGTAAAACCGGTATTGATATTCGCGACGGATTGGTAACGAAACTCAAACGGAACGGCGAATTGTTTGAACTCGAAGCGTCTACAAAAACACTCAAACGCGGTAGGAATTTAGAAATAGAGAACTTTAAGTCTCGAACCATTGTTGTCGCCGCTGGATTTGATGACAAGTGGCCCGATATTGAGTTTGAACCCGGTGAGGAGCGATTGTATAAACAGTACGCTACCGTCTTTCGCTATGCTGGCAATCGAAAAGGGTGGCACGTCTGCATCCGTTGCGATGGGCATTTGCACGTGAATGAACATCTCGCACTCCTCGGTGTCGGCGACTATATCTACGAGGCAGCGATCGGCGCACAGGACTTCACAGATAAAATTACAATCCTAACGAACGGCAGACCGCACGGTATGTCGCCACCTGTGTTGAAACAGATCCAAAAACGTAAAATTAATATTATTGAAACAAAAATCAAACGGCACATTGGCGAAAAAACAGACCTCTTGGGGTTTGAGATGATTGATGGTAGCGAGTTGTTCTTCCACGGATTCCTCGTTGACGAAGGGTTAATCCCAAACACAAAATTCCTTGAAGGCTGGGACTATCAGAAGGACGAGGAAGGATTGATTATCACAAACGAGGATATGCAGATGCTGGATAGCAGCGGCGAGCCGATTCCTGGGCTCTTCGCCGCGGGCGACATCATATCTGGCGAGCGGAACCTCATTGCGACGGCGTTTGCCCTCGGACAAGAGGCTGGCTTGTCAGCGTCAGACTCCCTGCGCCGATGGCATTTCCCAGATTAG
- a CDS encoding menaquinone biosynthesis decarboxylase → MAYASLEEFVKALNRAGELKRIKTTVSPDLEISEITDRVSKAGGPALLFENVEGSRMPLLINTYGSYRRMAMALGVDNLAQIASEIEAMIKLEAPDSLLDKMKILRLLSQLANFPPKTVKRGACQQVVLTDEEASLDVLPLIKCWPLDADRYITLPQVFTHSLKTGQRNVGTYRLQKLTPYTLAMHWQIHHDGAAHYREYQQAGQQMPVAIALGGDPVMSYIGTAPLPSGIDELLFAGFLRKSNVEMVPAKTIDMLVPADADIVIEGYIEPGETCIEGPFGDHTGFYSLADEYPLLHITAITHRKNPIYQTIIVGKPPMEDCYMGKATERIFMPLIKTQLPELVDMNLPLFGVFHNFALISIDKRYPYQAKKMMHSLWGLGQLMFSKIIIVVDKDVDVQNVEEVLFYVGSNVDPKRDVTIVEGPVDVLDHASPLMGAGSKMGIDATTKWPEEGYQREWPEEIRMSDEVIALVNEKWKKYGL, encoded by the coding sequence ATGGCATACGCAAGCCTTGAAGAGTTCGTGAAAGCCTTGAACCGGGCAGGCGAACTCAAACGCATTAAAACGACTGTATCACCAGACTTAGAGATCAGTGAGATTACCGATCGCGTGAGTAAAGCAGGGGGTCCTGCGCTCCTATTTGAGAATGTCGAAGGCAGTCGGATGCCGCTGCTGATTAACACTTACGGCTCATATCGACGGATGGCGATGGCACTCGGTGTTGATAATCTCGCCCAGATTGCATCCGAAATTGAGGCGATGATTAAGCTGGAAGCCCCCGATTCGCTTCTGGATAAGATGAAAATTCTCCGCCTCCTGTCCCAATTGGCAAACTTTCCACCGAAGACGGTCAAACGGGGTGCCTGTCAACAAGTCGTGCTGACGGATGAAGAGGCATCCTTGGATGTCCTGCCGCTCATTAAATGTTGGCCCCTTGATGCCGATAGGTATATCACCTTACCACAAGTTTTTACGCATAGCCTAAAAACCGGTCAACGAAATGTCGGTACGTATCGTTTACAAAAGTTAACCCCATACACGTTGGCGATGCATTGGCAGATTCACCACGACGGTGCGGCGCATTATCGGGAGTATCAACAGGCAGGGCAACAGATGCCTGTTGCGATCGCACTCGGTGGAGATCCCGTGATGTCTTATATCGGGACAGCACCGCTGCCCTCTGGGATTGATGAACTCCTGTTCGCAGGGTTTCTCCGAAAATCGAACGTTGAGATGGTGCCTGCCAAAACCATTGACATGCTGGTACCTGCGGATGCAGACATTGTGATTGAAGGGTATATTGAGCCGGGTGAGACCTGTATAGAGGGACCCTTTGGGGATCATACAGGCTTTTATTCGTTAGCGGATGAATATCCACTGCTCCATATCACAGCAATCACACATCGCAAGAATCCGATCTATCAGACCATCATCGTTGGCAAACCGCCGATGGAAGACTGTTACATGGGAAAGGCGACCGAACGCATCTTTATGCCACTTATTAAGACGCAGCTCCCGGAACTCGTGGACATGAATTTACCTTTATTCGGTGTATTTCACAATTTCGCACTTATCTCGATTGATAAGCGATACCCGTATCAGGCGAAAAAGATGATGCACAGTTTGTGGGGACTTGGGCAGCTGATGTTCAGCAAGATTATCATCGTTGTTGATAAAGACGTTGACGTTCAGAACGTGGAGGAGGTACTTTTCTACGTGGGAAGCAATGTCGATCCGAAACGCGATGTAACAATTGTTGAAGGACCTGTCGATGTGCTGGATCACGCTTCGCCACTCATGGGTGCTGGGTCAAAGATGGGCATTGATGCTACAACGAAATGGCCCGAAGAAGGCTATCAACGCGAGTGGCCCGAAGAGATTCGGATGTCTGATGAGGTTATCGCGTTAGTGAATGAAAAGTGGAAGAAATATGGGCTTTGA
- a CDS encoding tetratricopeptide repeat protein translates to MGRRLSYYTVAAVALVGCRLIFGYVSDGFCQETDVANIAERIRTYKAQLAADSTQIETRLQLAKVYLQIEAYTAAVEAYQQLIAAVEGVPHSDILAEAYYGLGLAYTGLEGFEDAIAAHQRAITYSPNWAYSHAALASAYANMHRYTEALDAYKIAVKLDPTDEMIHHQLGNVYSKRGESAAAIRHQRQAIAIAPAFAAAHYQLGLLYAQEKQWADAIASYRTAYSHDATLVEALYNLAQAYLRTGDTAAAREQMALFEKQKATLTPLSQLRGALQRTQGTKDRAQILANIGRLYLKNGQYEKAVWEYQKALGMNPELVLAYNGIGIAYTMLERYPEAIVAQQKALELQPDFAKAHAGLGLAYFMQNKLALALEHYRHAVALEPDLLDAHLKIGKILLKQKRYAAAVDTYRASAALSPDNAELYHNLGMCYARQADADLEAARRYAQEAIRLNPNVATYYNTLALIAFRCGDYLQAEQAIRKALELDPENPNYQQGLKQISGKVGSK, encoded by the coding sequence GTGGGACGGAGACTTTCCTATTACACAGTCGCAGCGGTGGCACTCGTCGGGTGCCGCCTTATCTTCGGGTACGTCTCAGACGGGTTCTGTCAAGAAACAGATGTTGCGAACATCGCAGAACGGATCCGCACCTATAAGGCACAACTTGCTGCCGATAGCACTCAGATCGAGACTCGGCTTCAACTCGCAAAGGTTTACCTCCAAATTGAGGCTTATACGGCAGCGGTTGAGGCGTATCAACAATTAATAGCCGCTGTCGAAGGAGTCCCTCACTCGGATATTTTAGCCGAGGCTTACTACGGTTTGGGACTGGCATATACCGGGCTTGAAGGGTTTGAAGACGCTATCGCTGCACACCAGCGGGCGATTACGTATAGCCCCAATTGGGCATATAGCCACGCGGCGTTAGCGAGTGCTTACGCCAATATGCACCGTTATACTGAAGCCCTTGATGCCTATAAAATCGCTGTTAAACTGGATCCGACCGACGAGATGATTCATCATCAACTTGGGAATGTTTATAGCAAACGCGGGGAAAGCGCAGCAGCGATACGGCATCAACGACAGGCAATTGCGATCGCACCGGCGTTCGCAGCTGCACACTATCAACTCGGACTCCTCTATGCTCAAGAGAAACAGTGGGCTGATGCTATTGCGTCCTATCGGACTGCATATTCACACGACGCAACGTTAGTCGAAGCCCTCTACAACCTCGCGCAAGCCTATCTTCGTACTGGGGATACGGCGGCGGCACGCGAGCAGATGGCACTTTTTGAGAAACAGAAAGCGACACTAACACCACTATCGCAGTTACGCGGCGCATTGCAAAGGACACAAGGGACAAAAGACAGGGCTCAGATCCTTGCTAACATCGGTAGACTTTACCTCAAAAACGGACAGTATGAGAAGGCGGTCTGGGAATACCAGAAAGCACTGGGAATGAACCCTGAATTAGTGCTGGCGTATAACGGCATCGGTATTGCTTACACGATGCTTGAAAGATATCCAGAAGCGATTGTAGCACAGCAGAAAGCGTTGGAACTCCAACCCGATTTCGCGAAGGCACACGCAGGACTGGGGTTGGCATATTTCATGCAGAATAAGTTAGCACTGGCGTTGGAACACTACCGGCACGCTGTCGCGCTGGAACCCGATCTTTTAGATGCCCATCTGAAGATTGGAAAAATTCTGCTGAAACAGAAGCGTTATGCGGCGGCAGTGGATACATATCGGGCGAGCGCGGCATTATCCCCCGACAATGCGGAGCTATATCATAACCTCGGTATGTGCTATGCACGCCAAGCGGACGCAGATTTAGAAGCGGCGCGTCGTTACGCACAGGAAGCCATCCGCTTGAATCCGAACGTTGCAACTTACTACAATACGCTTGCACTCATTGCGTTTCGATGTGGAGACTATTTGCAGGCAGAGCAGGCAATCCGAAAGGCGTTGGAACTGGATCCTGAAAATCCGAATTATCAACAAGGACTAAAGCAGATTTCTGGCAAAGTGGGATCGAAATAG
- a CDS encoding DUF1080 domain-containing protein — MRLLKSTTLGFIVLLGMVLSLPTFAGTQLWDFEEKHDDWEVANGNWAIKDGIYQLDKGGKAEHSLVGEEDWDDYTVEAKVRLDEGNWAGVVFRAQSEMEYYIYYMNIPNNKSELWKHSKGAWDTRVALNSNIGAAGKLKIENEEWYDVKVIVEGDTFKLHVNGELQGEQTDGDYKTGMIGVWGWETGASFDDVMITGDNVVDTLAVDPNQKLATMWGRLKGQ; from the coding sequence ATGAGATTACTGAAGTCAACGACTCTGGGTTTCATTGTGCTTTTAGGTATGGTGCTTTCACTACCAACTTTCGCGGGGACCCAACTGTGGGACTTTGAAGAAAAGCACGATGACTGGGAAGTTGCGAATGGCAATTGGGCAATCAAGGACGGTATCTATCAACTCGATAAAGGCGGGAAAGCCGAGCACTCCCTCGTCGGTGAAGAGGACTGGGACGATTACACCGTTGAAGCGAAGGTTCGGCTGGACGAAGGTAACTGGGCAGGCGTTGTCTTTCGGGCACAGAGTGAGATGGAGTATTACATCTACTACATGAACATTCCGAACAACAAGTCAGAACTCTGGAAGCACAGCAAAGGCGCGTGGGATACGCGCGTCGCGCTGAACAGCAATATCGGTGCTGCTGGAAAACTGAAGATAGAAAACGAAGAGTGGTATGACGTTAAGGTTATCGTTGAAGGCGATACTTTCAAACTTCATGTCAACGGCGAACTTCAGGGTGAACAAACAGACGGCGACTACAAAACTGGTATGATTGGTGTATGGGGCTGGGAAACCGGCGCGAGTTTTGATGATGTTATGATTACTGGGGATAATGTCGTAGATACCCTTGCCGTTGATCCAAATCAGAAACTGGCAACGATGTGGGGTCGCCTCAAGGGGCAGTAG
- a CDS encoding BMP family ABC transporter substrate-binding protein has translation MYIRILIALLIAYFVTIGTAPAALKVGLIYDVTGRGDLSFCDAAYAGAKKAKDEWGFKLTEVTPSQSTDTELTLRRLAKLKYDLIIGVGFLFQEPMNRVAGEFPDVKFALIDAIIEQPNVASLTYRAHEGTFLAGVIAALKTETKQIGFVGGMKVPLVEAFEIGYRAGIKATNPDIEFVADYVGVTPQAFNDPTRGKELALAQYNRGVDIILAAAGASGLGVLEAAKTLKKSIIWVDSNGNNLAPGLVLTSVIKGVEISVYETIKSVQEGSFSGGLKDYGLKEGGVEYIVDDVNRSLLPDEILERVEAFKAKIIAGEIVVPHERE, from the coding sequence GTGTACATAAGGATTCTCATCGCGCTTCTTATAGCGTATTTTGTTACGATCGGGACAGCACCCGCAGCACTGAAAGTAGGTCTCATCTATGATGTGACAGGACGTGGGGATCTCTCATTTTGTGATGCTGCTTACGCAGGTGCGAAAAAAGCCAAAGACGAATGGGGCTTCAAACTCACAGAAGTTACCCCAAGCCAGAGTACCGATACCGAATTGACACTCCGCAGGCTCGCAAAACTCAAATACGATCTTATCATTGGGGTCGGCTTTCTTTTTCAAGAGCCGATGAACCGCGTCGCAGGCGAATTTCCTGATGTCAAGTTCGCACTTATCGACGCAATCATAGAACAACCCAATGTCGCATCACTCACCTACCGCGCACACGAGGGTACGTTCTTAGCAGGTGTCATCGCAGCGTTGAAAACGGAGACAAAGCAGATCGGTTTTGTCGGCGGAATGAAAGTGCCGCTGGTGGAGGCTTTTGAAATCGGCTACCGTGCCGGTATTAAGGCGACGAACCCCGATATTGAGTTTGTGGCGGACTATGTCGGTGTTACACCCCAAGCGTTCAACGATCCGACACGGGGCAAAGAACTCGCACTGGCGCAATACAACCGCGGTGTGGACATTATCCTCGCCGCTGCGGGTGCCAGTGGTCTTGGGGTCTTGGAAGCCGCGAAGACTCTAAAAAAATCAATTATTTGGGTCGATTCTAATGGGAATAATCTCGCCCCAGGCTTGGTTCTCACAAGCGTTATCAAAGGTGTAGAAATATCTGTCTACGAAACGATAAAGAGCGTTCAGGAAGGCAGTTTTTCTGGCGGTCTAAAAGATTACGGACTGAAAGAGGGAGGCGTTGAATACATCGTCGATGATGTCAACCGTTCATTGCTTCCAGACGAAATTTTGGAACGGGTCGAAGCATTTAAGGCAAAAATTATCGCTGGCGAGATCGTCGTACCACACGAACGAGAGTAG
- a CDS encoding ABC transporter ATP-binding protein produces MKNAPIIEMRGIHKRFGKVQANADVDFTLQRGEIHAIVGENGAGKSTLMKILYGLCRPDAGEIFVDGRAVTISSPRQAMHLGLGMVQQHFTLIPIFTALQNIVLAKEPRKLGVLLDEQQAEERITALAAQLGFDVPLNTPVESLPIGTQQHTEILKVLYHGADILIMDEPTAVLAPQEIEGLFNCMRNLKNEGKSLIIITHKLDEVMAIADTVTVMRRGQSVATSPIADTNPTALAEMMLGEPVIPTVVTREQTENPTPMLRLEKVTLSADADAKTGFTQFIRRRVHKKRPSNSSEVGKKHLNQINLEVFPGEIVGIAGVEGNGQTQLVEVLTGLRQIHSGSLTLNGERIAHIPADRHRHGISLNDRIDNNFIIGHHKSRRYCQHGFLRRKPIQRATLNALDKYQIQVGDIVDPIKTLSGGNQQKIVVARELEGRPELILAAHPTRGLDIHAARFVHSRLLYARNRARAVLLVSSELDELLHLSDRIAVMYDGKIVGIVKPSETNKQELGALMLGLNG; encoded by the coding sequence ATGAAAAACGCACCCATCATTGAGATGCGAGGCATCCATAAGCGGTTTGGAAAAGTACAGGCGAACGCCGACGTAGATTTTACACTCCAACGTGGGGAAATCCATGCCATCGTTGGTGAGAACGGTGCAGGTAAATCTACACTCATGAAGATTCTCTACGGCTTGTGTCGCCCCGATGCCGGTGAGATTTTTGTTGATGGACGTGCTGTAACGATCTCTTCTCCGCGGCAAGCCATGCACCTCGGACTGGGAATGGTGCAGCAACACTTCACCCTCATCCCGATTTTCACGGCACTTCAAAACATCGTCCTTGCCAAAGAACCTCGCAAATTGGGCGTGTTACTCGATGAGCAGCAAGCAGAAGAACGGATTACAGCACTCGCAGCGCAGCTCGGTTTTGATGTGCCACTGAACACACCTGTTGAATCTCTGCCGATTGGGACGCAACAACATACTGAAATCCTGAAGGTTCTCTATCACGGTGCGGACATCCTCATCATGGATGAACCGACGGCAGTGCTTGCACCACAAGAAATCGAGGGCCTTTTTAACTGCATGCGCAACCTCAAAAATGAGGGAAAAAGTCTTATTATTATCACGCACAAACTCGATGAGGTGATGGCAATCGCCGACACGGTTACAGTAATGCGGCGCGGGCAGTCTGTCGCTACGTCTCCTATCGCCGACACCAATCCGACAGCCTTGGCGGAAATGATGCTCGGTGAACCTGTCATTCCAACTGTTGTAACACGAGAACAGACCGAAAATCCAACACCCATGCTCCGTTTGGAAAAAGTTACGCTCTCCGCAGATGCAGATGCCAAAACAGGTTTTACGCAATTCATTCGGAGACGGGTCCACAAAAAACGGCCTTCAAATTCAAGTGAGGTCGGCAAAAAGCACCTCAATCAGATTAATCTTGAAGTATTTCCCGGTGAAATCGTCGGAATCGCCGGGGTCGAAGGAAATGGGCAGACACAACTCGTTGAAGTCTTGACAGGTTTACGACAAATCCATAGCGGGAGTCTTACCTTAAACGGTGAACGGATTGCTCATATACCTGCCGATAGACACCGACACGGTATCAGCTTGAATGACCGAATTGACAATAATTTCATTATCGGACACCATAAAAGTAGACGCTATTGTCAGCACGGATTTCTCCGGCGAAAGCCGATTCAGCGAGCTACGCTGAACGCTCTGGATAAATACCAAATTCAGGTTGGGGATATAGTTGACCCGATTAAAACGCTCTCTGGCGGGAATCAACAGAAAATCGTTGTCGCGCGGGAGTTAGAGGGTAGACCCGAACTTATTCTCGCCGCCCATCCGACGCGGGGATTGGACATTCACGCCGCAAGATTTGTCCATTCGCGTCTGCTATACGCTCGCAACCGTGCGAGAGCCGTTTTGCTCGTTTCCTCTGAACTCGATGAACTCCTCCACCTTAGCGACAGGATCGCCGTGATGTACGACGGCAAGATCGTCGGTATTGTCAAGCCAAGCGAGACAAACAAACAAGAATTAGGTGCCTTGATGCTCGGATTAAATGGATAG
- a CDS encoding amidohydrolase family protein, protein MIIDSHTHAWPRWPYQPPVPDDESRGKVEQLLHEMDLHGVDKAVLICARIDRNPENNDYVAECVKRYPDRLIQFADVDCSWTDTYHTVGASERLRTAAEKYALKGYTHYLRGDDNGDWFFSNEGQRFFQTTAELGLIASIAMGSHQHEPLRKLAAQFPDIPFLCHHMGGARAGEAHPYPQLKQVLASADVSNIHIKMSGFAYVSQVPWDYPQSDTHWIVRALYEHFGPGRLCWGSDYPVVRNFMTYKHALEAFRTHCTFIPEPDKAEILGGTLQRLL, encoded by the coding sequence ATGATAATTGACTCACATACACACGCCTGGCCCCGATGGCCCTACCAACCCCCAGTCCCCGATGATGAAAGTCGTGGCAAAGTCGAACAACTCCTCCACGAAATGGACCTGCACGGCGTCGATAAAGCAGTGCTTATCTGTGCCCGCATCGACAGGAATCCAGAAAACAACGATTACGTCGCAGAGTGTGTCAAGCGTTACCCGGATCGGTTAATCCAATTCGCCGATGTGGATTGTTCGTGGACAGACACCTATCATACAGTGGGTGCATCTGAACGACTCAGGACAGCGGCGGAAAAATATGCCCTCAAGGGTTACACCCATTACCTTAGAGGCGATGATAACGGAGATTGGTTCTTTTCCAACGAAGGGCAGCGTTTCTTTCAAACGACCGCCGAACTCGGATTAATCGCCAGCATTGCCATGGGAAGCCATCAGCACGAACCGCTCCGAAAACTCGCAGCACAATTTCCGGACATCCCTTTTCTCTGTCATCACATGGGCGGCGCGCGTGCCGGTGAAGCGCATCCGTATCCACAGCTCAAGCAGGTGCTTGCCTCGGCAGACGTTTCGAATATCCACATCAAAATGTCAGGTTTCGCTTATGTCTCGCAGGTACCCTGGGATTATCCGCAGTCGGATACCCACTGGATTGTCCGCGCCCTCTACGAGCATTTTGGGCCTGGGAGGCTCTGTTGGGGTTCCGACTATCCCGTTGTTCGGAACTTTATGACCTATAAACATGCACTTGAAGCATTTCGGACGCACTGCACATTTATCCCAGAACCAGACAAAGCAGAAATTTTGGGCGGAACGCTCCAGCGTTTGCTCTGA
- a CDS encoding DUF1326 domain-containing protein, with product MRSISVLTTLALILVAGFAFATETPTVQGEYIEARSASVYVGACHYGAEFVEGGKEATLVWNIQHGSWNDVSIDGLTVVAVVSAKSNLAIDTETRKSVLYMDPSTTAEQRTALRDLLTTKHADVLGEVVTTQTAAVEFAKESTKYDVRVGEVLTLSANRYPCAHCTQPHQIWYEPLTAIQNAIVGKSEVYHYKDSHLPVTWHQGGTANNVFVGSFSM from the coding sequence ATGAGAAGCATCTCTGTTTTAACAACACTCGCACTGATCTTAGTCGCCGGTTTCGCCTTTGCGACCGAAACCCCAACCGTGCAAGGTGAGTACATTGAAGCCAGATCCGCGAGTGTCTATGTCGGGGCATGCCACTACGGTGCCGAATTTGTGGAAGGCGGCAAAGAGGCAACCCTCGTCTGGAACATCCAGCACGGAAGCTGGAACGACGTTTCGATTGATGGCTTAACCGTCGTTGCTGTCGTCAGTGCGAAAAGCAACCTCGCAATCGATACCGAAACCCGTAAGAGCGTGTTGTACATGGATCCAAGCACGACAGCGGAACAACGCACTGCGCTCCGTGATCTGCTAACCACAAAGCACGCTGACGTTTTGGGTGAAGTTGTTACGACGCAAACCGCTGCGGTCGAATTCGCGAAAGAAAGCACGAAGTACGATGTAAGGGTCGGTGAAGTCCTCACGCTATCTGCCAACCGCTATCCCTGTGCGCACTGCACACAGCCACACCAAATCTGGTATGAACCGCTGACAGCAATTCAGAACGCTATTGTCGGTAAATCTGAAGTCTATCACTATAAAGACAGTCACCTCCCGGTGACGTGGCACCAAGGCGGAACGGCGAACAACGTCTTTGTTGGCAGTTTTTCGATGTAA
- a CDS encoding phytanoyl-CoA dioxygenase family protein, producing MNTDTTSEERKFRLMPEERASWDENGYFVRHNVFTEEENDLLTQVADAIALGKIPFPDHRIFQNALVRDGKVEASGVHAMHSIHQMNLYSPEFLARTRDPRLTDPVVDILGPDLLGLNSLYIWKPPKIGLGFPWHQDRWYTRPQFKTETTVGTWTAIDPANVENGCLYVIPGSHKIGILEHVDLEGSQQQEFKQAVGARDEDGVAVEIPPGSVIFFDNRILHKSTDNKTEGFRRSNIAHYISAKAERVPHRNYMRPLMWVRGKIYPTLSEGVYRNVLPVTESEM from the coding sequence ATGAACACAGATACAACATCCGAGGAACGAAAATTTAGACTGATGCCTGAAGAACGCGCCTCTTGGGACGAAAACGGGTATTTCGTCCGCCACAATGTTTTCACTGAAGAAGAAAACGATCTTTTGACCCAAGTTGCTGATGCCATCGCTCTCGGAAAAATACCCTTCCCAGACCATCGTATCTTTCAAAACGCTTTAGTAAGAGATGGAAAAGTGGAAGCCTCTGGCGTTCACGCCATGCACAGTATCCATCAGATGAATCTTTATTCTCCTGAATTCCTCGCCCGTACACGTGATCCGCGGCTCACCGACCCCGTTGTTGACATCCTCGGTCCCGATCTCCTCGGTCTCAACAGCCTCTATATCTGGAAACCACCAAAAATCGGTTTAGGGTTCCCGTGGCATCAAGATAGATGGTATACGCGACCGCAGTTTAAAACCGAAACCACCGTCGGAACGTGGACAGCTATTGATCCTGCCAATGTAGAGAATGGGTGTCTCTACGTTATCCCGGGTAGCCACAAAATCGGCATTCTTGAGCATGTCGACCTTGAAGGCTCACAACAACAGGAATTTAAACAGGCAGTCGGTGCGCGGGACGAAGATGGCGTCGCTGTTGAAATCCCACCCGGAAGTGTTATCTTCTTCGACAACCGAATCCTCCATAAAAGTACGGATAATAAGACTGAAGGCTTTCGTCGCTCTAACATCGCACATTACATAAGTGCAAAAGCAGAACGCGTGCCACATAGGAATTATATGCGTCCGCTTATGTGGGTTCGGGGGAAAATATACCCAACGCTGTCTGAGGGAGTCTATCGTAACGTTTTACCCGTTACAGAATCCGAAATGTAG
- a CDS encoding phytanoyl-CoA dioxygenase family protein, protein MNTNTISKKQKFKLTPEERTSWNENGYFVRYDVFTKEENDVIRQIADDIAIGKRSFPDYHIFQNALVRDGKVEAEGIQAMHNIQYVSCNCPEFLARTRDPRLTDPVVDILGPDLLGLNNLYIWKPPKIGLGFPWHQDKWYFNHQYKTGTTVATWTAIDDADKENGCLHVIPGSHKYGVREHKDLEGSQQGEFKQAEGARDEDGVAVEVPAGAVIWFNSQVLHKSTDNHSHRFRRANIAHYVSAKAEWTRPEAVNKKRPPMWIRGKTYPGMADEVQHDVIPILDD, encoded by the coding sequence ATGAACACAAATACAATTTCCAAAAAACAGAAATTTAAACTCACCCCTGAAGAACGAACTTCTTGGAACGAGAACGGATACTTTGTCCGTTACGACGTTTTTACAAAAGAAGAAAACGACGTGATACGTCAGATAGCTGACGATATTGCTATCGGAAAACGATCTTTCCCAGACTATCATATTTTTCAAAACGCTTTAGTCAGAGACGGTAAAGTCGAAGCAGAAGGTATCCAGGCAATGCACAATATCCAATATGTGAGTTGTAATTGTCCTGAATTCCTTGCGCGTACCCGTGATCCCCGGCTCACCGACCCCGTTGTTGACATTCTCGGTCCCGATCTCCTCGGTCTCAACAATCTCTATATTTGGAAGCCTCCAAAAATTGGCTTAGGGTTCCCGTGGCATCAAGATAAATGGTACTTTAATCATCAGTATAAGACCGGAACGACCGTTGCAACATGGACGGCAATTGATGACGCAGATAAAGAAAACGGGTGTCTACATGTTATTCCCGGCAGCCACAAGTATGGCGTTCGTGAACATAAGGACCTTGAAGGTTCACAACAGGGAGAGTTTAAACAGGCAGAAGGTGCTCGCGATGAAGATGGGGTCGCGGTTGAGGTCCCCGCTGGAGCGGTCATCTGGTTCAATAGCCAAGTCCTTCATAAAAGCACGGATAACCACAGTCATCGTTTCCGGCGTGCTAACATAGCACATTATGTGAGTGCGAAAGCAGAATGGACGCGTCCTGAGGCAGTCAATAAAAAACGACCCCCCATGTGGATTCGCGGTAAAACCTACCCCGGTATGGCAGATGAAGTTCAACATGATGTTATACCAATTTTAGACGATTAA